The following proteins come from a genomic window of Methanocella conradii HZ254:
- the porB gene encoding pyruvate synthase subunit PorB — MAALEDLFASGHRACAGCGCALTLKTLLRVTGPNVIIAQATGCMEVISTPYPESAWKVPWIHSLFENAAPVAAGIEAGLRATGRKNDTKVIAIGGDGATFDIGFGHLSGVMERGHDILYLCYDNEAYMNTGIQRSGSTPYDASTTTTPAGKLSFGNQRPKKNLPAIMAAHGVPYVAVTSIAYPADFTKKVRKALSIEGPKYIQVHATCTPGWGIDSAMSLEVLRLAVETAMYPLFEYENGQITSVHKIKDRKPVREYLEKQKRFAHLFKMPGGDKEIEKIQRIADLNAEHFGLDVKPKGKEAAAGKQ, encoded by the coding sequence ATGGCCGCGCTAGAAGACCTGTTCGCGTCGGGCCACAGGGCCTGCGCTGGCTGTGGATGCGCCCTGACGCTGAAAACGCTCTTGCGCGTCACAGGCCCGAACGTCATAATAGCACAGGCCACGGGTTGCATGGAGGTCATCTCGACTCCCTATCCCGAGAGCGCCTGGAAAGTGCCATGGATACACTCGCTGTTCGAGAACGCCGCGCCGGTGGCGGCGGGCATCGAGGCCGGGCTGAGGGCGACGGGCCGTAAGAACGACACCAAGGTGATAGCCATAGGAGGCGATGGCGCCACTTTCGATATCGGCTTCGGACACCTCTCCGGGGTCATGGAGAGGGGCCACGACATCCTATACCTGTGCTATGACAACGAGGCGTACATGAACACCGGCATACAGCGAAGCGGCTCCACCCCGTATGACGCCTCCACGACGACCACGCCGGCTGGCAAGCTATCCTTCGGCAACCAGAGGCCCAAGAAAAACCTGCCGGCGATAATGGCGGCGCACGGGGTGCCATACGTTGCCGTCACCTCGATAGCTTACCCTGCGGACTTCACCAAGAAGGTGAGGAAAGCGTTATCCATAGAAGGGCCTAAGTATATTCAGGTGCACGCGACGTGCACGCCTGGGTGGGGCATTGACAGCGCCATGTCCCTGGAGGTCCTGAGGCTCGCCGTCGAGACGGCCATGTACCCCCTCTTCGAGTACGAGAACGGCCAGATTACGAGCGTCCATAAGATCAAGGATAGAAAGCCGGTCAGGGAGTACCTGGAGAAGCAGAAGCGGTTCGCCCACCTCTTCAAGATGCCGGGCGGCGATAAGGAGATAGAGAAGATACAGCGGATAGCGGACCTTAACGCCGAGCACTTCGGCCTTGACGTGAAGCCTAAGGGCAAGGAGGCTGCCGCCGGAAAACAGTGA
- a CDS encoding IMP cyclohydrolase: MYVGRFVCVGKTNGRLWAGYRVSSRSFPNRYAVKLNDSTVAIMPKDVKDLEKSPYISYNCVKLAHGTAVVTNGSHTDTIIEKIAMGYPARDAMALSLLAMDYEKDTLDTPRIAAAISKGRAYLGIVTRGGVNVSELPLNDSECFMVATYEKTSFSKLAVEATSAQDVARKMYDLTFEKPVCAAGVYEAGDGFEIGLYNGP, from the coding sequence ATGTACGTTGGAAGGTTTGTTTGCGTGGGAAAAACGAATGGAAGGCTGTGGGCGGGATACAGGGTATCCTCCCGCTCTTTCCCTAACAGGTATGCGGTTAAGCTGAACGATAGCACCGTGGCCATCATGCCGAAAGACGTAAAGGACCTGGAGAAGAGCCCCTACATATCGTATAACTGCGTTAAGCTGGCGCACGGGACGGCGGTGGTCACAAATGGCTCACATACAGATACCATCATTGAGAAGATTGCCATGGGATACCCGGCGAGGGATGCCATGGCGCTAAGCCTCCTGGCGATGGACTACGAGAAGGACACGCTTGACACCCCGAGGATAGCTGCTGCAATATCCAAGGGCAGGGCATACCTGGGTATCGTGACCAGGGGCGGGGTAAACGTGAGCGAGCTCCCGCTCAATGATAGCGAATGCTTCATGGTGGCCACTTATGAGAAGACCTCTTTCTCGAAGCTGGCAGTCGAGGCAACTTCCGCGCAGGACGTCGCCAGAAAGATGTACGACCTGACCTTCGAGAAGCCCGTGTGCGCTGCGGGCGTGTACGAGGCGGGCGACGGCTTCGAAATTGGCTTATACAACGGGCCGTGA
- a CDS encoding sensor histidine kinase, producing MQESYRGRYKKFNLKRLCALLMENAAMMDRAASMEDALKGLAFKMAALAGVDSCVILQQEIDNRFKAVAKHAVANGFDRVVLGGDAAEAFKKKMPTLAEARDLGLPDTEANRHTRFLCMPLLFHRKPISLAVLFSAGKRPEFTADTLEILAITAMQGAHAIDELYYKEEMKKRSDELRRLYEIQRRITQSIDFEKATESIVENAPYITKLKYCLIYLLDPAQRNIVSVKAPHEVEKKFGKLTFRLDELVASRIAMDERRPLFIEDALTYPNISQRIVRMLGFKSAIVLPLIARERVLGVMWLYSTDKKVKFDEDDKRSAMALSDQAAIVIDNARIFKELEESYEKLKDLDKMKMDFFTLISHELRNPLAVIRGFTELLYEGTLGPLNDRQKEKLQRIMENVDKMADMVGKMSEVSIVETKRYPLERMPVSLSDMVAGLVSEMGFLFKNKHITLKVDVPQSLPLVEVDREKIEQVLLNLLNNAMKYTPEGGEVSVSARDQVSEILVSVHDTGIGIPRKDLDKIFSGFYHAGYKLSYEYKGPGLGLAVSRRIVESHGGRIWAESEEGKGSTFYFTIPKSLIIKR from the coding sequence ATGCAAGAAAGCTATCGCGGGCGCTACAAGAAGTTTAACTTGAAGAGATTGTGCGCCCTTCTCATGGAGAATGCCGCCATGATGGACAGGGCGGCGAGCATGGAGGATGCCCTGAAGGGGCTAGCCTTTAAGATGGCAGCACTGGCCGGCGTGGACTCCTGTGTGATACTACAACAGGAGATAGACAATAGGTTTAAGGCCGTGGCAAAGCATGCGGTGGCCAATGGCTTCGACAGGGTCGTCCTCGGAGGCGATGCGGCGGAGGCCTTCAAAAAGAAAATGCCAACGCTGGCCGAAGCCAGGGACCTGGGGCTTCCCGACACCGAGGCTAACCGGCATACTCGCTTCCTCTGCATGCCACTCCTTTTTCATAGGAAACCCATCAGCCTGGCAGTGCTCTTTTCCGCTGGAAAAAGGCCTGAATTCACGGCTGACACACTAGAGATTCTCGCGATTACTGCGATGCAGGGAGCGCACGCCATCGACGAGCTTTACTATAAAGAGGAGATGAAGAAGCGCAGCGATGAGCTCCGCAGGCTATACGAGATCCAGCGCAGGATCACCCAGAGCATAGACTTTGAAAAGGCAACGGAAAGCATCGTGGAGAATGCTCCGTACATCACGAAGCTTAAGTATTGCTTGATCTACCTGCTAGACCCGGCCCAGCGTAACATCGTATCGGTAAAGGCACCGCATGAAGTGGAGAAAAAGTTCGGTAAGCTGACCTTCAGGCTCGACGAGCTCGTGGCCTCCAGGATAGCCATGGATGAGCGGAGGCCGCTGTTCATCGAGGATGCCCTCACCTACCCGAATATATCGCAGCGCATAGTGAGGATGCTCGGCTTCAAGTCGGCCATCGTGCTGCCCCTGATAGCGAGGGAAAGGGTGCTGGGCGTAATGTGGCTATACAGCACCGATAAGAAGGTGAAGTTCGACGAGGATGACAAGAGGAGCGCTATGGCCCTGTCTGACCAGGCGGCCATAGTCATCGATAACGCCCGCATATTCAAGGAGCTTGAGGAGTCGTACGAAAAGCTGAAAGACCTGGATAAGATGAAGATGGACTTTTTTACCCTTATCTCGCATGAGCTGAGGAACCCCCTTGCGGTAATAAGGGGCTTCACGGAGCTTCTATATGAGGGCACGCTGGGGCCGCTGAACGACAGGCAGAAGGAAAAGCTCCAGAGAATAATGGAAAACGTGGACAAGATGGCCGACATGGTCGGCAAGATGTCTGAGGTTTCCATCGTGGAGACTAAGCGTTACCCTCTCGAGAGGATGCCCGTATCCTTAAGCGACATGGTCGCCGGGCTGGTTAGCGAGATGGGCTTCCTCTTTAAGAATAAGCATATAACGCTTAAGGTTGACGTGCCCCAGAGCCTTCCCCTGGTGGAGGTGGACCGCGAAAAGATAGAGCAGGTCCTCCTCAACCTTTTAAATAACGCAATGAAGTATACGCCAGAAGGCGGGGAGGTCAGCGTCTCGGCGAGAGACCAGGTGAGCGAAATACTCGTTTCCGTCCACGACACCGGGATAGGCATACCGAGGAAAGACCTGGACAAGATTTTTTCCGGGTTTTACCATGCGGGCTATAAGCTTTCATATGAATATAAGGGCCCGGGCCTTGGACTGGCCGTCTCCAGGAGGATAGTGGAGAGCCATGGCGGCCGCATATGGGCGGAGAGCGAGGAGGGAAAGGGCAGCACCTTCTACTTCACGATACCAAAGTCGCTGATAATAAAAAGATAG
- a CDS encoding archaellum operon transcriptional activator EarA family protein, protein MNEINEYADEMIRTYGVNVYKAVHESKLRGDVLIFFMKNPFHMTISQVSRSMRVDYSNIKRVIKGGGGHYAKDRALIFLGLLNYEESNGEETYSINFQGFNAAVILEKERESKSSDQSDQPVKNTAFKERNAGSNRNK, encoded by the coding sequence ATGAACGAAATTAACGAGTACGCGGATGAAATGATAAGGACATACGGGGTTAACGTGTACAAGGCAGTACACGAAAGCAAGTTACGGGGAGACGTCCTCATATTTTTCATGAAAAACCCCTTTCACATGACCATAAGCCAAGTATCCAGAAGTATGCGCGTAGACTACTCGAACATCAAGCGCGTAATCAAGGGTGGCGGCGGCCATTATGCTAAAGATAGAGCGCTGATTTTTTTGGGGCTGTTAAACTATGAAGAATCGAATGGGGAAGAAACGTATAGCATCAACTTCCAGGGGTTTAACGCGGCAGTAATACTCGAGAAAGAGCGCGAATCGAAATCATCCGACCAATCCGACCAGCCTGTCAAGAATACAGCATTTAAGGAACGAAATGCTGGCAGTAATAGAAACAAGTAA
- a CDS encoding ABC transporter permease, with amino-acid sequence MGNVIRIAKKEFADLLGNRIVFLLLAIFAVIIILNAQGIDDYMDYMSSGLVMWDMYGNSVSNLLLGSILTCLTFFGEFVGVIVGFSIFAGDRYSYSLNTLLVKPLYRDSIINGKLLGALGFLACICGFTIMLSVACMLIFAGNYAAPYLLEFLSRLPLVFLVVLAFMMIYMALSMLLSLVIPEQSLALISILLLVVIINSANAVDVAAPFGVFFNSSLATKLVAGLSPHVIRDHIYNAGLFNPSYDFFSALSVAKFDILWMVLYAVIPVLFSYIVFLRRDVS; translated from the coding sequence ATGGGCAACGTGATCAGGATTGCTAAAAAGGAGTTCGCTGATTTGCTTGGTAATAGGATAGTTTTTCTTTTACTCGCCATTTTTGCCGTTATTATTATACTTAATGCGCAGGGGATCGATGATTACATGGATTACATGTCCAGTGGCCTTGTGATGTGGGATATGTATGGTAATAGTGTTTCTAATCTTCTGCTTGGCAGTATTTTGACTTGTTTAACCTTTTTTGGAGAGTTTGTCGGCGTAATTGTTGGTTTCTCGATTTTTGCGGGCGATAGGTACAGTTATTCTTTGAACACGCTTCTCGTTAAGCCGTTGTATCGTGATTCGATAATTAATGGCAAACTGTTGGGGGCTTTAGGGTTTTTAGCCTGTATTTGCGGCTTTACAATTATGCTCTCCGTGGCCTGTATGCTCATTTTTGCGGGTAACTATGCCGCCCCGTATCTACTGGAATTTTTATCCAGGCTGCCTCTCGTGTTCCTGGTGGTTCTGGCTTTTATGATGATATACATGGCATTATCCATGTTATTGTCCCTGGTGATACCGGAACAGTCTCTGGCGCTCATATCAATCCTCTTGTTAGTCGTTATTATCAATAGTGCAAACGCTGTAGATGTTGCGGCGCCTTTTGGCGTATTTTTTAATAGTTCGCTTGCCACCAAGTTGGTTGCGGGTTTATCCCCCCACGTTATTAGAGACCATATTTATAATGCTGGGCTTTTTAATCCTTCGTATGATTTTTTTAGTGCTTTATCGGTTGCTAAGTTCGATATTCTCTGGATGGTCTTGTATGCGGTTATACCGGTTTTGTTCAGCTACATCGTGTTTTTGAGGAGGGATGTTAGTTGA
- a CDS encoding ABC transporter permease codes for MNALLRTLRPTYCIANHEFTRVMKAPLVYTVLGILFVMAVLSGYYWSYQVSMANHSISYYDYALRGLGNTVYFNAMFLSIVALSIGVLSIMEDRARSSISVLLTKPVYRRDIILGKFFGLSAFMFLLAAFVSIMDLAVLMMFNSGPVPIGDCVLRLVTIIVLLTLECSITICITMLAGLVLKNLLAVVSLVVTWFFVIWYAGNYLESVLGNLAVLISPELLFMMIMLGYSHVGSSEVVRLTESSNSYSLWLGCVLPFIIVMILEPFVLTAVNCMIFTREE; via the coding sequence TTGAACGCTTTATTAAGAACGTTACGGCCGACATACTGTATAGCTAACCACGAGTTTACCAGAGTGATGAAAGCTCCGCTGGTTTACACGGTACTGGGGATATTGTTTGTTATGGCGGTTCTCAGCGGATATTATTGGTCTTATCAGGTGAGCATGGCGAATCATAGTATTAGTTATTACGACTATGCATTGAGAGGTTTGGGCAATACGGTATATTTTAATGCGATGTTTTTATCGATTGTAGCATTGTCTATTGGCGTATTATCCATTATGGAGGATCGTGCTAGAAGTAGTATTAGTGTTCTTCTTACTAAGCCTGTTTATAGGCGGGATATTATCCTGGGGAAGTTTTTCGGCCTTTCCGCGTTCATGTTTCTTTTAGCCGCTTTCGTCTCCATCATGGACCTTGCGGTCTTGATGATGTTTAATAGCGGCCCTGTCCCGATCGGTGATTGTGTTTTGAGGCTTGTCACTATTATTGTTTTGTTAACGCTTGAATGCTCGATCACCATTTGTATAACCATGCTAGCCGGCCTGGTGCTTAAAAACCTGCTTGCAGTCGTATCGTTGGTCGTTACCTGGTTTTTCGTCATATGGTATGCAGGCAACTATCTAGAATCCGTCCTGGGTAACCTGGCAGTGCTCATAAGCCCGGAGCTATTGTTCATGATGATCATGTTGGGCTACTCCCACGTGGGTTCTTCTGAGGTTGTGCGTTTGACGGAAAGTTCGAATTCGTATTCGTTATGGCTTGGTTGCGTGTTGCCGTTTATCATTGTCATGATTTTAGAGCCGTTTGTTTTGACGGCTGTGAATTGTATGATTTTTACGAGGGAGGAATGA
- a CDS encoding RCC1 domain-containing protein: MVRVRYALVLVFLLLFIGVMPFSAYSSRVVQIGAYNTLSVALMDNGSVWTWGDSPMGSSVPVMLDVSNVTAVAPGMNFILFLKNDGTVWACGDNRCGELGDGGNTSSYDHAVRVGDLSDVKMIAASGSTGMALKGDGTVWAWGSNNYGELGTGGTPGLLSGGSYSFYPVQVPISDVTSITAGDGNFFALKSDGTLWGWGSDDEGSLGVDVSDSGITVWTDISNNTRAVAAKPIQIPLSGVTAISSNGENTLVIINGSLWAWGDNTYGQLGTGNTISAGQPVKVKGLTDVTSVIAQTTYSVALKSDGTVWAWGQSMAGGGYLGVAGSGGVTTNTPAMVSGINDVTQLAGGYAHILALKSDGTVWAWGSNKYNELGNGRAGTGSLTPVQVMIDSQTASGAVVSVTATAPRITNGQSNDLNTFSIGVVILFILAGGFVYAFLLRKK, from the coding sequence ATGGTCCGTGTCAGGTATGCTTTAGTGCTGGTTTTTTTGTTGTTGTTTATCGGCGTTATGCCGTTTAGCGCTTATTCATCCAGGGTCGTTCAGATCGGCGCGTATAATACGCTCTCGGTTGCGTTAATGGATAATGGCTCTGTGTGGACGTGGGGCGACAGCCCGATGGGCTCTTCGGTCCCCGTAATGCTGGATGTTTCTAATGTTACTGCTGTGGCGCCGGGAATGAATTTCATCTTGTTCTTGAAGAACGATGGCACGGTGTGGGCGTGCGGCGATAATCGGTGCGGCGAACTCGGCGATGGCGGCAATACGAGTAGTTATGATCACGCTGTCCGTGTGGGTGACTTATCGGATGTTAAAATGATCGCCGCGTCAGGCAGTACTGGCATGGCCTTGAAGGGTGATGGCACGGTGTGGGCGTGGGGGAGCAATAATTACGGCGAGCTTGGAACTGGCGGCACTCCCGGTCTTCTAAGCGGCGGCAGTTACTCCTTTTACCCGGTGCAGGTCCCCATTTCTGATGTTACTTCTATTACTGCGGGCGATGGCAACTTTTTTGCTTTGAAGAGCGATGGCACATTATGGGGATGGGGGAGCGATGACGAGGGAAGCCTTGGAGTGGACGTGAGCGATAGCGGGATAACCGTATGGACTGACATTAGTAACAATACGCGGGCGGTCGCGGCCAAACCGATACAAATCCCCCTTTCTGGTGTTACTGCTATCTCCTCGAATGGTGAGAATACGCTTGTAATAATTAACGGCTCGCTGTGGGCGTGGGGCGATAACACGTACGGCCAGCTCGGAACAGGCAATACAATCAGTGCCGGCCAGCCGGTCAAGGTAAAAGGATTAACTGACGTTACGTCCGTCATTGCACAGACAACTTATTCGGTCGCTTTGAAAAGCGACGGCACAGTATGGGCGTGGGGCCAGAGCATGGCGGGGGGAGGATACCTGGGAGTTGCTGGAAGCGGCGGAGTAACGACTAATACGCCGGCAATGGTCTCAGGGATTAACGACGTAACTCAATTAGCTGGCGGATACGCTCATATCCTGGCGTTAAAGAGCGACGGAACAGTGTGGGCGTGGGGAAGCAACAAATATAACGAATTAGGAAACGGGAGAGCAGGAACAGGATCGTTAACTCCCGTCCAGGTAATGATAGACTCTCAAACAGCCTCGGGCGCAGTTGTGTCAGTCACAGCGACCGCGCCACGTATAACTAATGGACAAAGCAATGATCTCAACACGTTCAGCATTGGAGTAGTAATCCTGTTCATACTAGCAGGAGGCTTCGTGTACGCATTTTTATTACGGAAAAAATAA
- a CDS encoding ABC transporter permease — MLKVARKEFAEITGNPAFLVAVAVYILLIILMVKIDVDGFQGETSIQVIQGMLIHRMSSIYSTWFCIVPVFIGFSCMASEYGGTLNTLLTKPVYRDTIINGKLIACLGGILCLNVLAFLFMASLMIILFGGIVVQALLSMFGTIVVLFFFSLLYSSIFLLFSMLIGILIKERSAAFLVCMLMLILIVLIIPTAPFVGSLSKIFGMVNPAFEAPANRLLTEMMPKIIISNIYMTSMPQLGWSDYFSVYAKVLLFIYPLVLLILCYISFLRRDIA; from the coding sequence GTGTTGAAGGTCGCGAGGAAGGAGTTCGCAGAGATTACCGGTAACCCAGCGTTCCTGGTCGCAGTCGCCGTCTACATATTGTTGATTATACTGATGGTTAAGATTGACGTTGACGGTTTTCAGGGTGAAACGTCCATACAGGTAATCCAGGGAATGCTAATTCATCGGATGTCCAGCATTTATAGTACGTGGTTTTGTATTGTCCCGGTCTTTATCGGTTTTTCCTGCATGGCCTCGGAGTACGGCGGCACGTTGAACACGTTGCTCACTAAGCCGGTATATCGTGATACGATTATCAATGGTAAGCTGATCGCGTGCCTGGGTGGCATCCTCTGCCTGAACGTCCTTGCTTTCCTGTTCATGGCTTCACTGATGATCATTTTATTCGGCGGAATAGTTGTACAGGCATTGTTGAGCATGTTCGGCACGATTGTGGTGCTCTTCTTTTTCTCATTGCTCTACTCATCGATATTCCTTCTGTTTTCCATGCTGATCGGCATACTCATCAAAGAGAGGAGCGCGGCCTTCCTGGTCTGCATGCTAATGCTCATCCTTATAGTCCTTATAATTCCCACCGCACCGTTCGTCGGCAGCCTGTCGAAAATTTTTGGCATGGTGAACCCGGCCTTCGAAGCGCCGGCTAACCGGCTGCTTACTGAGATGATGCCCAAAATCATCATATCCAATATATACATGACGAGTATGCCGCAGCTCGGCTGGTCGGATTATTTCTCCGTTTATGCCAAGGTTTTGCTCTTTATCTACCCGCTGGTATTGCTGATCTTATGCTACATCTCGTTCTTGCGGAGGGATATCGCGTGA
- a CDS encoding ABC transporter permease subunit: protein MRAITRIAGNEVSIILRQPIIIAVFAILLVLAILHGMGHALMIRSGLAVNPVPEVDPFFDVGVQNIVWPTSVYLSAVAMFIGILSSIDEKSSGAMRVLIAKPLYRRDIVVGKFLGISLLMLLLTVAFVSLFVASLLIFYGGPQSPYELIRVPAYMVVLYVYVMFFLAISMLIGFVCNNVYLALGLAGLFYWSDLTMSGVFSVIEEINKFLNYISPVHVLFKALYVNDHSMFDLLLPFSEWISGALPIVVWSALLVIIILLVNSYLFSRYDA, encoded by the coding sequence GTGAGAGCAATCACGAGAATCGCCGGGAACGAGGTCTCGATCATCCTCAGGCAGCCGATCATAATAGCGGTGTTTGCCATACTGTTGGTCCTGGCTATTCTGCACGGCATGGGGCACGCATTGATGATAAGGTCCGGCCTCGCCGTCAATCCGGTTCCGGAGGTCGATCCCTTCTTCGATGTCGGCGTGCAGAATATCGTTTGGCCCACGTCTGTGTACCTATCGGCGGTGGCCATGTTCATCGGGATTCTCTCGAGTATTGATGAGAAGTCATCCGGGGCGATGCGAGTGCTCATCGCCAAGCCGCTGTACCGTAGAGACATCGTCGTCGGCAAGTTTTTGGGCATCTCGCTGTTGATGCTTCTTCTCACCGTGGCCTTCGTATCATTATTCGTCGCTTCATTGTTGATATTCTACGGGGGGCCGCAATCTCCCTATGAGCTGATCAGGGTCCCAGCCTATATGGTCGTGTTGTACGTGTACGTCATGTTTTTCCTGGCTATATCCATGCTCATCGGATTTGTATGTAACAATGTTTATTTGGCATTGGGACTCGCCGGACTATTCTACTGGTCGGATCTAACGATGTCCGGCGTATTCAGCGTCATCGAGGAAATCAATAAATTTTTAAATTATATCAGCCCCGTGCACGTTTTGTTTAAGGCTTTGTATGTGAATGATCATTCGATGTTTGATTTGTTGCTGCCTTTCAGCGAGTGGATTTCGGGGGCGCTACCCATAGTGGTGTGGTCTGCGTTGTTGGTTATCATCATCTTGCTGGTCAATAGCTATCTCTTTAGTAGGTATGATGCCTGA
- a CDS encoding RCC1 domain-containing protein, whose protein sequence is MEVGSMLKVIMLSAALLVLLVVTAGVSVAESSVDLPGFISIKGGQSHILALGDDGTVWGWGLNSEGRIGIEQNDVIVTQPARVEGVSNVTAIDSFFSDSMALRDDGTVWVWGESSRYFKNDSVGLQVPVQVPGISGVRQVVCGQWYGIALRDDGTVWAWGSNDHGQLGDGTQVSAHYYTTPVQVPGLSEVRLIATNGGTIFAVKADGVWAWGATHEAMTGWSGMGKKVYTSKPIQVVSLPGIVSCAVNNEQLYMVTENGEVWVKDGTSNGSLIPSRVFGLQDILLVNAGISHVVALGRDGSVYAWGENDHGQIGDGTTTDRQTPYKVDVPPAKTVFAGYYQTFIIDENDDLWGWGRDEIGELGAGKSQARTLPVKASFNGDAITPIETATTSTVTSQPQINTVTGQPASGPGFGANIIVVLGCLSITAILISRYAGGKR, encoded by the coding sequence GTGGAAGTTGGAAGCATGTTGAAGGTTATCATGTTATCGGCGGCATTGCTGGTATTGTTAGTTGTAACTGCTGGTGTTTCGGTGGCTGAGAGCAGCGTAGATTTACCCGGGTTCATTTCCATTAAAGGTGGCCAGAGCCATATATTGGCTCTCGGGGATGATGGCACAGTGTGGGGATGGGGCCTAAATAGTGAGGGCCGTATCGGCATTGAGCAGAACGATGTCATCGTGACTCAGCCTGCCAGGGTGGAAGGCGTATCAAATGTGACGGCTATCGATTCCTTTTTCTCGGATTCGATGGCTTTGCGCGACGACGGCACGGTGTGGGTGTGGGGGGAGAGTAGTCGCTACTTTAAAAACGATAGCGTGGGACTGCAAGTCCCGGTACAGGTCCCCGGCATCTCCGGGGTCAGGCAGGTCGTCTGCGGCCAGTGGTATGGCATAGCATTGAGGGATGATGGCACGGTATGGGCATGGGGCAGCAACGATCACGGCCAGCTCGGCGATGGCACCCAGGTGTCAGCACACTATTATACGACGCCGGTGCAGGTGCCCGGCCTTTCCGAAGTCAGGCTGATTGCAACCAATGGCGGCACGATCTTCGCTGTCAAGGCGGACGGGGTGTGGGCATGGGGCGCGACACACGAGGCGATGACTGGCTGGAGTGGCATGGGTAAAAAAGTGTACACCTCCAAGCCGATACAGGTGGTCTCGCTGCCCGGCATCGTGTCCTGCGCGGTGAACAACGAACAATTGTACATGGTAACTGAGAACGGAGAGGTCTGGGTGAAAGATGGAACGTCTAACGGATCGCTAATCCCGAGTCGTGTATTCGGCTTGCAGGATATTCTTCTGGTCAATGCAGGAATAAGTCATGTCGTGGCTCTTGGCCGGGATGGCAGCGTGTACGCCTGGGGTGAGAACGACCACGGGCAGATCGGGGATGGCACCACGACCGACCGACAAACGCCTTACAAAGTGGATGTTCCACCGGCCAAAACGGTGTTCGCGGGCTATTACCAGACGTTCATTATCGACGAGAATGATGACCTGTGGGGGTGGGGGAGGGATGAGATCGGAGAGCTTGGCGCAGGAAAATCCCAGGCTAGAACGCTACCGGTAAAAGCCTCGTTCAACGGCGACGCGATAACGCCCATCGAAACCGCCACAACATCCACAGTAACGTCACAACCCCAGATCAACACGGTCACAGGCCAACCCGCTTCAGGCCCGGGGTTCGGCGCCAACATCATAGTGGTTCTCGGCTGTCTGAGCATCACCGCCATTCTAATCTCCAGGTATGCAGGTGGAAAGAGATGA
- a CDS encoding transcription initiation factor IIB — MEKIREIERKEIPKEKTIEKARKEVEKAGETEERIVECPECGSRQLVHDYERAELVCNECGLVVDEDFIDMGPEWRAFDHDQRMKRSRVGAPMTFTIHDKGLSTMIDWRNRDSYGKSISSKNRAQLYRLRKWQRRIRVSNATERNLAFALSELDRMASALGLPRNIRETSAVVYRKAVTKNLIRGRSIEGVAAAALYAACRQNGVPRTLDEIAEVSRVSRKEIGRTYRFISRELGLKLMPTSPIDYVPRFCSGLNLKGEVQSRAVEILRQAAEKELTSGRGPTGVAAAAIYISSILCGERRTQREVANVAGVTEVTIRNRYKELAEELDIEIIL; from the coding sequence ATAGAGAAGATAAGAGAAATTGAAAGGAAAGAGATCCCTAAGGAGAAGACCATAGAGAAGGCCAGGAAGGAAGTCGAGAAGGCCGGGGAGACCGAAGAACGCATCGTCGAGTGCCCGGAGTGCGGCTCCCGCCAGCTCGTCCACGATTATGAGAGGGCTGAGCTGGTCTGTAACGAGTGCGGCCTCGTGGTCGACGAGGACTTCATAGACATGGGCCCAGAGTGGAGAGCCTTCGACCACGACCAGCGCATGAAGCGGTCCCGTGTGGGCGCCCCGATGACATTCACCATTCACGATAAGGGCCTGTCTACGATGATCGACTGGAGGAACAGGGACTCTTACGGCAAGTCAATCTCATCCAAGAACAGGGCTCAGCTTTACCGCCTGAGGAAGTGGCAGAGGCGCATCCGCGTGTCCAACGCTACGGAGCGTAACCTGGCGTTCGCCCTATCCGAGCTTGACAGGATGGCATCTGCGCTGGGCTTGCCCAGGAACATAAGGGAGACCTCAGCCGTAGTATACAGGAAGGCCGTGACCAAGAACCTTATAAGGGGCAGGAGCATAGAGGGCGTCGCCGCTGCGGCGCTGTACGCCGCGTGCAGGCAGAACGGTGTGCCCAGGACGCTCGACGAGATAGCCGAGGTGTCCAGGGTTAGCAGGAAGGAGATAGGGCGTACCTACAGGTTTATATCGAGGGAGCTTGGCCTCAAGCTTATGCCTACCTCGCCTATTGACTACGTGCCGAGGTTCTGCTCTGGCCTGAACCTCAAGGGCGAGGTGCAGAGCAGGGCGGTCGAGATCCTCAGGCAGGCGGCTGAAAAGGAGCTGACCAGCGGGAGAGGCCCGACTGGCGTGGCGGCGGCGGCCATATACATCTCTTCCATCCTCTGCGGAGAGAGAAGGACGCAGAGGGAGGTCGCCAACGTGGCCGGCGTCACCGAGGTGACCATAAGGAACAGGTACAAGGAGCTCGCCGAAGAGCTCGACATCGAGATAATACTATAA